AGGAAGGGCGCAAGGACGCCACCGGGAGCTGCGCCAGCGACCCCAGCGGAACCGTGTCGCGCGCGATTCGCGCCCTCAAGGCGCAGTTCGGGAGCGACGTGGTGGTCATCACGGACGTCTGTCTCTGTGCCTACACCGATCACGGGCACTGTGGCGTGATCGTCGACGGCCGCATCGACAACGATCGCTCGTTGGCGCTGCTCGCCGCGATGGCCGCCGCCCATGCCGACGCGGGAGCCGACGTCGTGGCGCCCTCCGACATGATGGACGGGCGGGTCGGGGCCATTCGTGACGTGCTGGACGCGCGCGGCCAATCGGACGTGGCCATCATGTCGTATGCGGTGAAGTACGCCTCCGCCTACTACGGCCCCTTCCGCGACGCCGCCGCCTCGGCACCGCAGCACGGCGACCGGCGCGGCTACCAGATGGACTCGCGCAACGCCATCGAGGCGATCCGCGAGGCCCGCCTGGACGAGGCGGAGGGAGCGGACATGCTGATGGTGAAGCCGGCCCTGGCATACCTCGATGTCGTCCGCCGTGTGCGCGACGCGAGCACGTTGCCCCTGGCGGCCTACAACGTCTCGGGCGAGTACTCGGCGGTGAAGGCCGCGGCCGAGCGCGGGTGGCTCGACGAGGCGGGAATCGTGCGCGAGAACCTGCAGGCCATGGTGCGCGCGGGCGCCGACCTGGTCATCACCTATCACGCGCGCGAGGCGCTGCAGCGGAGGTGGCTGTGAGCGCGCGTCCGATGTCGGCGGCATGGATGGAGCGCGCCACCCGAGTCATCCCGGGCGGCGTGAGCTCGCCGGTTCGCGCCTTCCGCGCCGTCGGCGGGACCCCCCTGGTGATGCGCGCCGGCCTGGGCGCCGAGATCGAGGACGTGGATGGCCGTCGCTACGTCGATTTCGTCTGCTCGTGGGGACCGCTCATCCTGGGACACGCACACCCTGAAGTGCAGCCCGCGATCGTCGCCGCGGTGGCGCGCGGGACGACGTTCGGTGCCCCGTGCGAGCCGGAGATCGAGCTCGCCGAGCACATCGTCGCCTCCTACCCGGGGCTGGAGCAGGTCCGATTCGTCTCGTCCGGGACCGAGGCGACGATGAGCGCGATCCGCGTGGCGCGCGGCTTCACCGGACGCGACCGCATCATCAAGTTCTCCGGGTGCTACCACGGGCATGCCGATCCGCTCCTCGTCGCGGCCGGGTCGGGACTCGTCACATACGGTCGCCCGTCGTCGGCGGGAGTCCCCGAGGGCTTTGCCCGCGAGACCGTGGTCCTCCCGCTCGACGACGAGGAGCGCCTGGTGAGCTACCTCCGCGAGCACGGCGACCAGGTGGCGGCCGTCATCATCGAGCCCGTGCCGGCCAACAACGGCTTGTTGCTGCAGCGCATGGAGTTCCTCCAGACGCTGCGTCGCGAGACGGCGCGCGCTGGAGCCATCCTCATCTTCGACGAGGTGATCAGCGGCTTTCGCATCGCCCGCGGCGGCGCAGCAGAGTTCCTTGGCATCACCCCGGACCTGGCGACGTTCGGCAAGGTGATCGGCGGCGGGCTCCCGGTGGGCGCGTTCGGCGGGCGTCGCGAGATCATGCGGCAGCTGGCTCCCGAGGGTCCGGTGTACCAGGCGGGGACGCTCTCGGGGAACGCCGTGGCGATGTCGGCCGGGCTCGCGACGCTTCGCGTCCTGGAGCGCGAGAACGGGTGGGCGCGCCTCGAGGAGACTGGGCGCACGCTCGACGCGATGATTCGCCCGGTGCTCGCCCGTGCGCCGTTCCCGGCGAGCTTCGCGAGACTCGGCTCCCTCTTCTGGATGTCGTTGCAGCCGGGAGAGCCTCCGCGGTCTGCCGAGCGTGTCGAGAGTGCCGCCGCCGAGCGCTACCGCCCCGTCTTTCACGCGCTCCTGGAGGCGGGAGTCGCCATCGCGCCGTCCGCGTACGAGGTCGGCTTCCTGTCGCTGGCGCACGGCGAGGCGCATCTTGCTCGCCTGCGCGATGCCCTCGAGGGTGCCCTGGCCATGCTCCCCCGCCGAGATCGATGACCGCCTCGCCGTCCCGCCGAGTACGCGCCACCCAGGTCGGGCTTCTCGTCCTGCTGGTCGTCTGTAGCGCGCAGCTCGCGTACTGGATGTTCGACGAGGTGCGCTATACGGCCGACGTGAAGACGCGCCTGCGCGTGGCATACGAGGCGGAGGTGGAGTCGGCGCGCGCCCTCGTGCGAGCGGGAATGCCCTGGCACGAGATCGCGTACGCCTACCCGCAGGTCAAGTTGTCGGCGGACTCGGTCACCCTCGTGCTCGACCCCAACGTGGCCGAGCGTCTGGAGGCCGAGCGGGATCACCGTCTCAACCGCTACGGGTGGGAAGGGGCATTCTTCCTCGCCGTCCTTCTTGCCTCGATGACCATCGTCGTTCACGCCGTTCGCGAGGATGCCGCGCTGCGGCGCCGACAGGAGGAGTTCCTCGCCGCCGTGTCCCACGAACTCAAGAGCCCTCTTGCAAGCCTCCGTTTGTCTGCCGAGACGCTCGCCCTGCGGGACCCCCCTGCGGCGCGGCGCATCGAGCTGGTGCACCGGCTGCTGGCCGACCTCGGGCGCCTGCAGCGCGTGATCTCCAACCTGCTGGAGACGTCGCGCCTCTCGGCCGCTGAATTGCGTGGCGCGCCGCAGCCCACGGTGCTGGCCCACGCCGTGGCCGACGTGGTGGGTGAGATGCAGGACCAGGAGGAAGGGGCGGCGCGACTGCGCGTGGACGTCCCCGAACAACTGGTGATCGTGGCCGATCCGGAGGGGTTGCACGCGCTGCTGCGGAACCTCATGCACAACGCCCTCAAGGCCACCAGCGACGGCGGGGATGTCTCGGTGCGCGCGTGGGAGGCCGTCGACGGCGTGCATCTCGAGGTTCGCGACACGGGGATCGGCTTTCCGCCGGAGGAGGCGTCGCGCCTGTTCGACAAGTTCTATCGCGTCACGGGTGACGCGAGCGATCGGGCTGCTGGCACGGGGCTCGGCCTCTATCTCGTGCGGCGCTTTGCCGAGCTCGATGGCGGGACGGTGACCGCCCACAGCGAGGGGCCGGGGTACGGCGCCCGCTTCACCGTGACGTGGCCCCTCGCCCAGCGCACATGATGAGCACTCCCGCCCGCATCCTCCTGGTGGAGGACGAGATCAACCTCGCTCGTGGCATCCGTGAGAACCTGGAGGCCGAGGGCTACAGCGTGGAGGCCGTCGTCGACGGGCTCACTGCCCTCGACCGCATCCGCCGCAAGGAATACGGCCTCGTCATTCTCGACGTGATGCTTCCCGGCATGGACGGCTTCACCGTGTGCGAGACGGCGCGCCGCGAAGGACGCGACATTCCCGTCTTGTTCCTGACGGCGCGCGGAGGCGGCGACGACCGCATCCGCGGGCTCGAGGCCGGGGGTGATGACTACCTGCCCAAGCCGTTCCAGCTGCGCGAGCTCCTGCTGCGCGTGGCCGTCATCCTGCGCCGTCGCTCGCGCTACGACGCGATGACCGCGCTCGAGCCCGTGGTCCGCTTCGGCGGCAACGAGTTCGACTTCCGCAGCTTTCGCGGCCGTTCGTGGGACGGCAGCGACCAGATCCTGACACAGAAGGAAGCCATGATCCTCAAGGTCCTCGCCGAGCGCGAAGGAGAGGTCGTCTGGCGCGATGACATCCTCGAGAAGGTGTGGGGTGACGACGTCCTCCCCTCGTCGCGCACGATCGACAACTTCATCGTCCGGCTGCGCAAGCGCTTCGAGCCGGACCCCGAGCACCCGCGTCACTTCCACACCATTCGCGGCATCGGTTACCGCTTCACCGCGGCGGACGAGGAGGAGGGGCGATGAGCTCGATCCTCCTGTCGGCGCTGCGCGGCGAGGCGACCCCCCGCCGGCCGCTGTGGGTGATGCGGCAGGCCGGACGCTACCTCCCCGAGTATCGCGCCCTGCGGGCGAAGCACTCGTTCGAGGAGCTGTCGGGGAGCGCCGAGCTGGCCGCCGAGGTGACGTTGCAGCCGCTGGCCCGCTTTCCGCTGGACGCGGCGATCATCTTCGCCGACCTCATGAGCCCTGTCGGGGCGCTGGGGCTCGACGTGCGCTTCGACCCCGGTCCGATCCTCGCGCGCCCCGTGCGCACCGCGGCCGACGTCGACGCCCTGCGCGACCCGTCGCCCGGGGAGATCGCCCCCGAGGTGGCGCAGGCATTGCACCTGGTGAAACCCTCGCTCCCCCCCGGCACCGCGCTCCTGGGCTTCGCCGGTGCGCCGTGGTCGCTGGCGGCGTACCTCGTGCAGGGGCGCGGGAGCCCGGGCTTCCCCGCGCTTCGCGCGCTCGCCGCGCGCGACCCGGGGCTGCTCCACGCCTTGCTCGAGAAGCTCACCACGCTCGCCATCCGCTACGTGGGGAAGCAGGCCGAGGCCGGCGCCGACGCCGTGCAGCTTTTCGACACGTGGGCGGGGGTCTTGTCGCATGCCGACTGGGCACGCCTGGTGCGGCCGCACATCGCCCGCTTTCTCGCCGAGACCGAGGCGTTTGGCATCCCACGCATCCTGTTCGTGCAGGATGCGTCGCACCTCGTGGACGGCTACGCAGCGCTTCCCTCGGAGGGGCTCGCCGTCGACTGGCGTGAGGACCTGGCGGCGCTGCACCGGCGCATCGTCCCCGGCCGCGCGCTGCAGGGGAACCTCGACCCCGCCGTCCTCCTCGCCGGCCCCGAGGCCACCGCAGCGGCGGCGCGCGACCTCCTGGCCCGCGTCCCTCCGCATTCTCACATCGTCAACCTCGGGCACGGGATCCTTCCCGAGACCCCGATCGAAAGCGTGCAGGCACTGGTCGACACGGTGCATGCCGAGGTCCTGCCATGATAGACACCACTTCCCACGCGCCGGGCGACGACGTGCGCCCGGTCGAGCGACGCGTCACCGCGGAGCTCATTGCGCGCCACGACCGGCCCGGCCCGCGCTACACCAGCTACCCCACGGCGGTCGAGTTCCACGAGGGATTCACGGAGGCCGACTACCTCGGCCGCCTCGCGGTAGCCGATGCGGCGGCCGATGCGGCAGCCGACGACCCGCTGTCCATCTACATCCACCTCCCCTTCTGCGAGCAGCGCTGCCTGTTCTGCGGCTGCCACGTGATCATCACCCGTCACCGCGACGTGGCGGCGCCGTATCTCGAGCTGCTCAAGCGCGAGATCGAGCTCCTGGCCGAGCGGCTCCCCCACCGCCGCTCGTTCGCACAGTTGCACCTGGGGGGCGGGACGCCGACGTACTACACGCCGGCGCAGCTCACCGACCTCCTGACGCACCTGTTCCGCTACTTCCATGCCGTCCCCGGCGCCGAGCTGGCGGTGGAGGCCGACCCACGCGTCACGACCCCCGAGCACATCGACGCCCTGGCCGACCTGGGGTTCAACCGGATCTCGTTCGGCGTGCAGGACCTCACCCCCGAGGTACAGGAGGCCATCAATCGCATCCAGTCGCTGGAGCAGACCGAGCGACTCGTGAAGCACGCGCGCGCGCGCGGCTTCCGCGGGATCAACGTGGACCTCATCTACGGGCTCCCGCTGCAGACGCCGGAGAGCTTCGAGCGCACCATCGAGTCGGTGATCGGCCTCCAGCCCGACCGGGCGGCCGTCTACTCGTTCGCCTTCGTCCCCTGGGTGCGTGGACACCAGAAGAAGATCGAGGAGTCGCAGCTCCCCGACGCCCAGACGAAGGTCGCCCTCTTCGCCATCGCCCGCGAGCGCTTCCTGCGCGCCGGCTATGAACCGCTGGGGATGGACCACTTCGCGCGTCCCGACGACGAACTGGCGAAGACGAAGCGCGATGGACGGCTGCGCCGCAACTTCCAGGGCTACTCGGTGCTGCCCGGCGACGATGTCATCGGGCTCGGCATCTCGGCCATCGGCGACGTGCGCGGCGCCTACGTGCAGAACGAGAAGAAGCTTTCCACGTACGAGGAGCGCATCAACGCCGGCTCGCTCCCGGTGGCGCGCGGGATCATGCGCTCGGCCGACGACGAGGTGCGGCGCGTGGTGATCCACGAGCTGATGTGCAACTTCCGCGTCGACCCCGCGATGGTGGAGCGGCGATTCGGGATCGACTTCGCCTCGTACTTCGCCGCCGACCTCGAGCGCCTGGCGCCGCATGAACGGGAAGGGTTCGTGCGCATCCGCCCCGAGGCGATCGAGGCGACCCCCATCGGCGAGCTGTTCATCCGCAACCTCGCCATGTGCTTCGACCGCTACCAGCAGGAGAAGCACGCCGCCGAGTCGGCCCCCGTCTTCAGCCGCACGGTGTGATGGCCCCGCGGCTCGTCGTCGTCGGGGGAGGGATCTCCGGCCTCGCGGCGGCGTGGGCGGCGCGCCGGTTGGCCAGGGAGCGCGGTGACGCGCTCGAGGTCATCGTGCTCGAACGCGACGCCGAAGTCGGCGGCAAGGCTCGTTCGATCGAGCGGGACGGGTGGCTCGTGGAAGCGGGGCCGTCG
The window above is part of the Gemmatimonadetes bacterium SCN 70-22 genome. Proteins encoded here:
- a CDS encoding delta-aminolevulinic acid dehydratase; its protein translation is MSTDHVTTPGRIRPRRLRRTSALRDLVAETQVRAGQLIMPHFVLPTERGAEPIPSMPGLSRLGVDDLVRTVEGDLALGIRTVLLFGTPEEGRKDATGSCASDPSGTVSRAIRALKAQFGSDVVVITDVCLCAYTDHGHCGVIVDGRIDNDRSLALLAAMAAAHADAGADVVAPSDMMDGRVGAIRDVLDARGQSDVAIMSYAVKYASAYYGPFRDAAASAPQHGDRRGYQMDSRNAIEAIREARLDEAEGADMLMVKPALAYLDVVRRVRDASTLPLAAYNVSGEYSAVKAAAERGWLDEAGIVRENLQAMVRAGADLVITYHAREALQRRWL
- a CDS encoding glutamate-1-semialdehyde aminotransferase (Converts (S)-4-amino-5-oxopentanoate to 5-aminolevulinate during the porphyrin biosynthesis pathway), whose translation is MSAAWMERATRVIPGGVSSPVRAFRAVGGTPLVMRAGLGAEIEDVDGRRYVDFVCSWGPLILGHAHPEVQPAIVAAVARGTTFGAPCEPEIELAEHIVASYPGLEQVRFVSSGTEATMSAIRVARGFTGRDRIIKFSGCYHGHADPLLVAAGSGLVTYGRPSSAGVPEGFARETVVLPLDDEERLVSYLREHGDQVAAVIIEPVPANNGLLLQRMEFLQTLRRETARAGAILIFDEVISGFRIARGGAAEFLGITPDLATFGKVIGGGLPVGAFGGRREIMRQLAPEGPVYQAGTLSGNAVAMSAGLATLRVLERENGWARLEETGRTLDAMIRPVLARAPFPASFARLGSLFWMSLQPGEPPRSAERVESAAAERYRPVFHALLEAGVAIAPSAYEVGFLSLAHGEAHLARLRDALEGALAMLPRRDR
- a CDS encoding uroporphyrinogen decarboxylase; this encodes MSSILLSALRGEATPRRPLWVMRQAGRYLPEYRALRAKHSFEELSGSAELAAEVTLQPLARFPLDAAIIFADLMSPVGALGLDVRFDPGPILARPVRTAADVDALRDPSPGEIAPEVAQALHLVKPSLPPGTALLGFAGAPWSLAAYLVQGRGSPGFPALRALAARDPGLLHALLEKLTTLAIRYVGKQAEAGADAVQLFDTWAGVLSHADWARLVRPHIARFLAETEAFGIPRILFVQDASHLVDGYAALPSEGLAVDWREDLAALHRRIVPGRALQGNLDPAVLLAGPEATAAAARDLLARVPPHSHIVNLGHGILPETPIESVQALVDTVHAEVLP
- a CDS encoding oxygen-independent coproporphyrinogen III oxidase; protein product: MIDTTSHAPGDDVRPVERRVTAELIARHDRPGPRYTSYPTAVEFHEGFTEADYLGRLAVADAAADAAADDPLSIYIHLPFCEQRCLFCGCHVIITRHRDVAAPYLELLKREIELLAERLPHRRSFAQLHLGGGTPTYYTPAQLTDLLTHLFRYFHAVPGAELAVEADPRVTTPEHIDALADLGFNRISFGVQDLTPEVQEAINRIQSLEQTERLVKHARARGFRGINVDLIYGLPLQTPESFERTIESVIGLQPDRAAVYSFAFVPWVRGHQKKIEESQLPDAQTKVALFAIARERFLRAGYEPLGMDHFARPDDELAKTKRDGRLRRNFQGYSVLPGDDVIGLGISAIGDVRGAYVQNEKKLSTYEERINAGSLPVARGIMRSADDEVRRVVIHELMCNFRVDPAMVERRFGIDFASYFAADLERLAPHEREGFVRIRPEAIEATPIGELFIRNLAMCFDRYQQEKHAAESAPVFSRTV